GACCTCCGGGCCCTTCAGCAGCGTCTCGGTGATCTCGTAGGCCCTGGTGCCCTTCGTGAGCGCCTGGAGCCATCCTTCCTCGGTCAGCACATGGTTCGCGTCGATCAGCCCCGCCAGCTCGGCCTGCAGATCACGGTGCCAGCAGGCGTGGATCGCCACAGCGCCGTCGAATTCGACCCAGAGCGGCAGCGAACGAAACCATGAGACGATCTCCTTGTGCAGATCGCTGTCGTTGCCAACCGCGTCGAGGAAAGCGGCATGCTGCGCGCGGTTCTTCGTTCCGCGCGTTCTGAAATGCCGGCCAGGCGCGTCCGGCACCTCGGTTGCCCATGCCACCGCGTTGAATTCGTGATTGCCCTGGATCGCCTCGGCGCTTCCGGCATCCACCATCCTGCGAACGATGCCGACGACGTCGAGCTGACGCGGTCCGCGGTCGATATAATCGCCGCAGAACACCGCCGTCATCGACGGATGGCGCCACGCGCCGCCGGTGAGCTGAAAGCCGCTCTCTGCCAGCAACGCTTCGAGCTCATCCGCGTGCCCGTGCACGTCGCCTATGAAAAGCCTGTCAGCCATGTCGCATGCCTACCGATTCAAACGAGAAGGCCGCGTCAGGCGTATCGCCGACCGGTCCTGCAAAAACGAAGTCGTCGGGACGCATCATGGTCGAGACGGTTTTGATTTCCATTGTCCCGGTCGCGATGGCCAGCGCTGTCAGCGCGCCTTCTTCCCGGCCCAGGCCGAAGACGGCGCCGGAATCGAGCGCGACGACGTTTCCAAGCTTGGCGACGCGCCGCAGAGGTGTGTGTCCCACATAAACGCGGCCGATGCCCTGGACACCGGTCTCATCGAGCCTGTGAATGCGGTCGCGGCCCCAAAGCGCGACCTCCGCAACGCCTGCGTCTCCGGCTTCGAGCGCAGCGGTGAAGGCCTGCCATCTCATGCCACGCGGAACGTCAGCGTGCACCACGCCAACCATGCCGCGGTCGGTCTCGATCTCCAGTGCCAGAGGCAGCTTCCAGAGTGCATCGAGAATGTCCGAGCGAAGTTCGTCGGGAGTATCCCGCCACCACGAGAAGCCGTTCCGGCTATGGAGAAACTCCAACACGCCGGGGTGGGCATCGCCGTTTTGATAGGCCTCCAGGAGCATGCCTTCATGGTTGCCGAGGACTGCCTCGACGAAAGAGCAAGACAGGAATTTCGCCGTCCGATGCGAACCCGGGCCGCGGTCGATCATGTCGCCGACTGAGATCAAT
The window above is part of the Hyphomicrobiales bacterium genome. Proteins encoded here:
- the apaH gene encoding Diadenosine tetraphosphatase; the encoded protein is MADRLFIGDVHGHADELEALLAESGFQLTGGAWRHPSMTAVFCGDYIDRGPRQLDVVGIVRRMVDAGSAEAIQGNHEFNAVAWATEVPDAPGRHFRTRGTKNRAQHAAFLDAVGNDSDLHKEIVSWFRSLPLWVEFDGAVAIHACWHRDLQAELAGLIDANHVLTEEGWLQALTKGTRAYEITETLLKGPEVALPHGVTFFDKDGHERKNTRVRWWDEEATTFRLAALVDEETASFLPEEAIGSDWLADLGEERLVFFGHYWMAGEPRILHPRRTCLDFSVAKAGHLAAYRHEGETELDPNHLVWAGKPAPGMRPAR
- the pphA gene encoding Serine/threonine protein phosphatase, with the translated sequence MLKRLPKPAVKRLPLNTKGKDVIVGDIHGMFDLVLRAMEKMNFDQSCDRLISVGDMIDRGPGSHRTAKFLSCSFVEAVLGNHEGMLLEAYQNGDAHPGVLEFLHSRNGFSWWRDTPDELRSDILDALWKLPLALEIETDRGMVGVVHADVPRGMRWQAFTAALEAGDAGVAEVALWGRDRIHRLDETGVQGIGRVYVGHTPLRRVAKLGNVVALDSGAVFGLGREEGALTALAIATGTMEIKTVSTMMRPDDFVFAGPVGDTPDAAFSFESVGMRHG